A stretch of the Panthera uncia isolate 11264 chromosome D1, Puncia_PCG_1.0, whole genome shotgun sequence genome encodes the following:
- the SVIP gene encoding small VCP/p97-interacting protein, with translation MGMCFPCPGESAPPSPDLEEKRAKLAEAAERRQKEAASRGILDVRSVEEKRKKKEKIEKQIATSGPPPEGGLRWTVS, from the exons ATGGGGATGTGTTTTCCCTGTCCGGGGGAGTCCGCGCCTCCCTCGCCGGACCTG gaagagaaaagagcaaagctTGCAGAGgctgcagagagaagacagaaggag GCTGCATCTCGGGGCATTTTGGATGTTCGGTctgtggaagaaaagagaaagaaaaaggaaaaaatagaaaaacaaattgctACATCTGGGCCCCCACCAGAAGGTGGACTTAGG tgGACAGTTTCATAA
- the CCDC179 gene encoding coiled-coil domain-containing protein 179 isoform X1, with protein sequence MCLCCRGDEAIQVNPEGPRQPRPSDVTARQFRDKRIENMQNLRKQKRKLSKRFTRPAPIPEPGLLEMSLTKWSLRAMPAPASKVEEWLSLLKLQETTSGHKAGICTEEIMPDHNMQIYNIKWHLII encoded by the exons ATGTGTCTGTGCTGTAGGGGGGACGAAGCCATCCAAGTGAACCCC gAAGGGCCAAGACAGCCACGCCCTTCAGATGTCACCGCACGGCAg ttCAGAGATAAACGTATTGAGAATATGCAAAACCtaaggaaacagaagaggaaacttaGTAAACGGTTTACAAGACCTGCACCTATTCCAGAACCAGGACTCCTA GAAATGAGCTTGACAAAGTGGTCCCTGAGAGCAATGCCAGCCCCAGCATCAAAGGTGGAAGAGTGGCTGTCACTATTAAAGTTGCAGGAGACAACCAG tGGTCATAAAGCTGGAATCTGTACAGAAGAAATCATGCCAGACCATAACATGCAGATTTATAACATCAAGTGGCATCTCATAATTtga